One Saccharomyces kudriavzevii IFO 1802 strain IFO1802 genome assembly, chromosome: 7 DNA segment encodes these proteins:
- the RPL1B gene encoding 60S ribosomal protein uL1 (similar to Saccharomyces cerevisiae RPL1B (YGL135W) and RPL1A (YPL220W); ancestral locus Anc_6.237) produces MSKITSSQVREHIKELLKYSNETKKRNFLETVELQVGLKNYDPQRDKRFSGSLKLPNCPRPNMSICIFGDAFDVDRAKSCGVDAMSVDDLKKLNKNKKLIKKLSKKYNAFIASEVLIKQVPRLLGPQLSKAGKFPTPVSHNDDLYGKVTDVRSTIKFQLKKVLCLAVAVGNVEMEEDVLVNQILMSVNFFVSLLKKNWQNVGSLVVKSSMGPAFRLY; encoded by the coding sequence ATGTCTAAGATCACCTCTTCTCAAGTCAGAGAACACATCAAGGAATTGTTGAAGTACTCCAACGAAACCAAGAAGAGAAACTTCTTGGAAACTGTCGAACTACAAGTCGGTTTGAAGAACTATGACCCTCAAAGAGACAAGCGTTTCTCTGGTTCTTTGAAGTTGCCAAACTGTCCAAGACCAAACATGTCCATCTGTATCTTCGGTGATGCTTTTGATGTTGACAGAGCTAAGTCTTGTGGTGTCGACGCCATGTCCGTTGATGacttgaagaaactgaacaagaacaagaagttGATCAAGAAGTTGTCTAAGAAGTACAACGCTTTCATCGCTTCCGAAGTCTTGATCAAGCAAGTCCCAAGACTATTGGGTCCTCAATTGTCCAAGGCTGGTAAGTTTCCAACCCCAGTTTCTCACAACGATGACTTGTACGGTAAGGTCACCGATGTCAGATCCACCATTAAGTTccaattgaagaaggtcTTGTGTTTGGCTGTTGCCGTCGGTAACGttgaaatggaagaagacGTTTTGGTTAACCAAATCTTGATGTCTGTCaactttttcgtttctttgttgaagaagaactgGCAAAATGTTGGTTCCTTGGTCGTTAAGTCCTCCATGGGTCCAGCTTTCAGATTGTACTAA
- the PCL10 gene encoding Pcl10p (similar to Saccharomyces cerevisiae PCL10 (YGL134W) and PCL8 (YPL219W); ancestral locus Anc_6.236) — protein sequence MELTTSNSTDVEGFDDCSVRSVSLGIVDDCNASFDLPLKPKFLQSENFSDLTSEWEPSRPSTPGPSTSKTDKVQPQDTTDTQKNKINVEQLLRSANEMNNYLAQNIDDINNFQVGLLNGGKGLYSSMADDSSAFINGTNMSSTPNFELSDDELEDTTGCTSSIFDRDLLRQQSGLNIPRRKSPLFRHLNASFEMEDTTDFEERNVEAFNFSECSSVTSFDVGGLHIRPPHGEEENREKADFGSENPLLLGIPDNAEVPYISVDDALANFSETIELLLKLSDDEKCTISKNDVEKKEYANFYMKSKPSLSSVDFLRRIQDKCEYEPAVYLVATFLMDTLFLTRNERNNNALQLKLKLQEKEVHRVIIASVRLSTKLLEDFVHSHEYFSKVCGVSKRLLSKLEISLLVCLCNNELMIGNKKLAAAQLVLNELRASL from the coding sequence ATGGAATTGACTACAAGCAATAGTACAGACGTGGAAGGGTTTGATGATTGTAGCGTACGGTCTGTCAGTTTAGGAATCGTCGATGACTGCAATGCGTCGTTCGACTTACCTTTGAAACCGAAGTTCCTCCAGAGTGAGAATTTCTCGGACTTAACAAGTGAGTGGGAACCGTCCAGGCCAAGCACACCCGGTCCATCAACCAGCAAGACTGACAAAGTACAGCCACAGGATACTACAGAtactcaaaaaaataaaataaatgtAGAACAACTGTTAAGGTCTGCGAATGAAATGAATAATTATTTGGCACAGAATATAGACGATATAAACAATTTTCAAGTGGGGTTATTGAATGGAGGGAAAGGACTGTACTCTTCGATGGCAGATGACTCGAGCGCATTTATTAATGGAACTAATATGAGTTCGACACCGAACTTTGAATTAAGTGATGATGAGCTAGAGGATACCACTGGTTGTACGAGTTCTATCTTCGATAGGGACCTCTTACGCCAGCAAAGTGGTTTGAACATACCTCGACGTAAATCACCACTCTTCAGGCATCTAAATGCTAGTTTCGAAATGGAGGATACAactgattttgaagagcGTAATGTCGAAGCTTTTAATTTCTCGGAATGCAGCAGCGTAACAAGCTTTGATGTAGGAGGGTTGCATATTAGACCACCACATGGCGAGGAAGAAAATCGAGAAAAGGCTGACTTTGGAAGCGAAAACCCATTACTACTTGGCATACCTGATAATGCAGAAGTGCCCTATATATCGGTTGATGATGCTTTGGCAAACTTTAGCGAAACGATAGAACTATTACTAAAACTTAGCGACGACGAAAAGTGTACCATCTCTAAGAATGatgtggaaaagaaagaatatgcAAACTTTTACATGAAGAGTAAGCCATCTTTGTCGTCAGTGGATTTTCTCAGAAGGATTCAGGACAAATGTGAGTATGAGCCAGCAGTTTACCTCGTGGCGACGTTTTTAATGGACACACTATTTTTGACgagaaatgaaagaaacAATAACGCGCTtcaattgaaattgaaattgcaAGAGAAGGAAGTTCACCGAGTGATAATAGCATCGGTTAGACTGAGCACGAAGTTATTGGAAGATTTTGTTCACTCACATGAATACTTTAGCAAGGTCTGCGGCGTTTCAAAACGACTCCTAAGTAAGCTAGAAATCAGCCTTTTGGTTTGCTTGTGCAATAATGAACTAATGATCGGCAATAAAAAACTAGCCGCCGCTCAACTTGTTTTGAATGAACTGCGGGCCTCGCTGTAA
- the ITC1 gene encoding Itc1p (similar to Saccharomyces cerevisiae ITC1 (YGL133W) and YPL216W; ancestral locus Anc_6.233): protein MVLYKRKPILLPDPRPLPLNLNVQIWHIEETGEWFPSYEKFLERFDFYTRHHFTCEITGTSCLTFFQALDSEETQFKYVEDRFPLKLREPVARFLHFNGIRRLDALVEKVYARFKNDFFPGETVYLRKQKDVSTTNSHSQQGTPQPDDISENNNCNNPSLPQYQYQKRYIIKEKVQFNATMNPDTKEIAMPAHTKYMLIEEAASSNKSFIVDQGQIYRDRSTFTKHLIKCFFKITLQRASSKMGAPWCVKPEYLAMYGLAMDWPKDMLKYKDDEPAAVARSSDSANVSPPENEKNKRQNKSSSNNGVSDNVPSKKESKKKRKQTEVNAAENSSHEEDKGNSQNPSAENVSKKRKKEANEELKPENVEAVSIPANAEPPTVTITSIMDDLALPYQHPPDIFPNLTYYNEKLECVQVGSKSSKQFSSFGKLLQSYQFLNTFGPRIYLSHFSLDQFITSLKCTDAYELKGEVVLVNIKTPTTTKRGESNGSSFLEDGAEDTIEENAENSSDWQRNSLVRDMVLARNSSKVEYNIVNDDPATDDILDNINHNGSALLIEVFTALLRLFVNEDGDWNCIVVEDWIVDNKGVLKETKYVKDEQIIQQQKGDGYPLQDTEKSDKSIFGLKKDTSKDEKKSDVDDKTKSQSHPDSGSDSDSDSETVDPKLEKCLNYRNVNWIERLTKRQFNNSYWLIILLGTLQDSRHLPMYSEFIDYFIEKIMPKDISATQLPKQLWRNFCRKLTFSDKINALWVLIDLVSHFSPDIKAAVDDSMELCGQIRSERFKVARELKSEAVVLGNLQNELQAIQEKSIKTDENTSSADSPDKNRDLQAKDEINDPSLIEKKQILIKEQEKKIEILQSDKNYLDNCLFENDLQRLKPLGLDRYGNRYFWLDHNGVPCHEILGDMDGTSKNNNGFSYQSGRLLMQGPRPSSAKFFLNVTDEQLSNWQKISNVKGSSEATKEVFGIFKTKSGSYNYVENGIETEILDSDGRVNPLIELTPIQKKIVDETPSRLLLSPDQWYCIDKFEDLSKIIDWLDNWGRKEHDLLRQIRPVIQRIKASLSLRGRALSLEVFTKDEEKLLKELENSEFTDNELNIDNMDITDSINKKKNGIVSEIDLLADAEEEKEIVIDEKLEAIADELMKLDDSSKTRKILNKMQELEDQRDELLEQKRIIINSQRPGARILARSERKRTKISRGNKVKRQVEILTDLINYRHFRAMEDVIAWKNTLAKSILGSSLRKNASGNKKGGALETVDDKLKDIVGQTSRTVTPAPN from the coding sequence ATGGTGTtatacaaaagaaaacctATATTGCTTCCTGATCCACGACCTTTACCATTGAATTTGAATGTGCAAATATGGCATATCGAAGAAACCGGGGAATGGTTTCCAAGTTACGAAAAATTTCTGGAAAGGTTTGATTTCTATACTCGTCACCATTTCACCTGTGAAATCACCGGTACTTCGTGCCTGACGTTTTTCCAAGCTCTAGATAGTGAGGAGACACAATTTAAGTACGTTGAAGACAGATTTCCATTAAAATTAAGAGAACCCGTGGCGAGATTTTTGCATTTTAACGGAATAAGAAGGCTGGACGCATTGGTGGAGAAGGTTTACGCAAGGTTCAAAAATGACTTCTTCCCAGGGGAAACTGTTTATTTACGCAAACAAAAAGATGTCTCTACAACAAATTCCCATTCTCAACAGGGAACTCCCCAACCTGATGACATCtctgaaaataataattgTAATAATCCAAGCTTGCCTCAGTACCAATATCAAAAACGTTAtattatcaaagaaaaagttcagTTCAACGCAACAATGAATCCAGATACCAAAGAAATTGCAATGCCTGCCCACACTAAGTACATGTTGATAGAAGAAGCCGCATCTAGTAATAAATCTTTCATAGTAGACCAAGGTCAAATTTACAGGGATCGTTCTACTTTCACAAAACATTTAATTAAAtgctttttcaagattacTTTACAGAGAGCGTCTTCAAAGATGGGTGCGCCTTGGTGCGTCAAACCAGAATATTTAGCAATGTATGGTTTGGCTATGGACTGGCCAAAAGATATGTTAAAATATAAGGATGATGAACCGGCTGCTGTGGCAAGAAGTTCCGATAGTGCCAATGTTTCGCCACcggaaaatgaaaagaataaacgTCAAAATAAATCATCAAGTAATAATGGCGTCTCGGATAACGTGCCTAGTAAAAAAgaatccaagaaaaagagaaagcaAACTGAAGTAAATGCTGCGGAGAATAGTTCCCACGAAGAAGATAAGGGAAATAGTCAAAATCCTTCGGCAGAAAACGTTTCtaaaaagaggaaaaaagaggcCAATGAGGAACTGAAGCCGGAAAATGTTGAGGCTGTTTCTATTCCAGCTAATGCGGAGCCTCCGACTGTTACAATAACAAGCATAATGGATGATTTGGCGTTGCCATACCAACATCCACCGGACATATTTCCAAATTTAACTTATTacaatgaaaaactagAATGCGTTCAAGTAGGTTCAAAGAGCTCTAAACAATTTAGTTCTTTTGGAAAGCTGTTGCAGTCCTACCAGTTTCTGAATACGTTTGGTCCAAGGATTTACTTATCTCATTTTAGTCTTGACCAATTCATCACTTCTTTAAAATGTACAGATGCGTATGAGCTAAAAGGTGAAGTTGTTTTGGTGAATATAAAAACTCCAACGACTACAAAGCGAGGAGAATCAAATGGCAGTTCATTCTTGGAAGATGGAGCAGAAGATaccattgaagaaaacgcTGAAAACTCAAGTGACTGGCAGAGAAATTCGCTAGTCCGTGATATGGTGCTGGCAAGGAATTCCAGTAAGGTTGAGTACAATATTGTTAATGATGACCCAGCTACAGATGACATACTTGATAACATCAACCACAACGGGTCCGCCCTTCTCATTGAAGTTTTTACTGCGCTATTGCGTCTATTCGTCAACGAAGATGGTGATTGGAATTGCATCGTCGTCGAAGATTGGATAGTAGATAACAAAGGGGTACTCAAAGAGACAAAATATGTTAAAGATGAGCAGATAATACAACAACAGAAGGGCGACGGGTATCCCTTACAAGATACCGAAAAGTCGGATAAATCGATTTTCGGACTAAAGAAAGATACATCGAAggatgagaaaaaatccGACGTCGACGACAAAACTAAATCTCAATCTCATCCTGATTCTGGGTCTGATTCTGATTCTGATTCTGAAACAGTAGATCCCAAATTAGAGAAGTGTCTAAACTATCGTAATGTTAATTGGATAGAACGTTTGACAAAAAGACAATTCAATAACAGTTACTGGCTCATAATTTTACTGGGTACCTTGCAAGATAGTAGACACCTCCCTATGTACTCAGAGTTTATTGATTATTTCATAGAAAAGATAATGCCCAAAGATATATCAGCTACTCAATTACCCAAACAGCTTTGGAGGAACTTCTGTCGAAAACTAACTTTCAGTGACAAAATCAATGCACTGTGGGTACTCATAGATCTAGTGTCGCATTTTTCCCCTGATATTAAGGCAGCCGTAGACGACTCTATGGAACTCTGCGGCCAAATTCGTAGTGAAAGATTCAAAGTTGCAAGAGAGTTAAAATCAGAGGCAGTTGTATTGGGAAACCTTCAGAATGAGCTGCAGGCAATTCAAGAGAAGTCAATTAAAACAGATGAAAACACATCATCGGCTGATAGCCCTGATAAAAATCGTGATCTCCAAGCGAAGGATGAGATTAATGATCCATCTCTGATTGAGAAAAAGCAGATTTTGAttaaagaacaagaaaagaaaatagaaattTTACAATCTGACAAAAACTATCTCGATAACTGTCTCTTTGAAAACGACTTGCAGAGACTGAAACCCTTGGGCCTAGATCGATATGGGAACAGATATTTTTGGTTAGATCACAATGGTGTCCCCTGTCACGAAATTCTTGGTGATATGGATGGAACATCCAAGAATAACAATGGATTCAGCTATCAATCGGGCCGTTTATTGATGCAGGGGCCGAGACCATCATCGGCGAAATTCTTCCTGAACGTTACTGATGAGCAATTGAGTAATTGGCAGAAAATCAGCAATGTTAAAGGGTCATCTGAGGCAACTAAAGAAGTGTTTGGTATCTTTAAGACTAAATCCGGATCCTATAATTACGTAGAAAATGGAATCGAGACGGAAATATTGGATAGTGATGGTCGTGTAAACCCACTTATAGAGTTGACGCCaatccaaaagaaaattgtgGATGAAACTCCTTCAAGGTTACTATTGTCACCAGACCAATGGTATTgtattgataaatttgaagatttgtcaaaaataatagaCTGGTTAGATAACTGGGGTCGTAAAGAGCACGATCTTTTGAGACAAATCAGACCTGTAATACAGCGGATTAAAGCTTCTCTTAGCCTACGTGGCCGGGCATTATCTTTGGAAGTATTCACTAAGgacgaagaaaagttgCTAAAGGAGTTAGAAAACAGTGAGTTTACCGACAATGAGCTAAACATTGATAACATGGACATTACTGATAGTattaataagaaaaaaaacggCATTGTAAGCGAAATCGACCTACTAGCAGATGCGGAGGAGGAAAAGGAGATAGTGATAGACGAGAAATTGGAGGCAATTGCCGACGAACTTATGAAGCTAGACGATAGCTCCAAGACGCGAAAGATCCTTAATAAAATGCAAGAGCTAGAAGACCAAAGGGACGAGCTCCTGGAACAGAAgagaataataataaattcTCAAAGGCCAGGTGCAAGAATTTTAGCTCGCTctgaaaggaaaagaacaaagatTTCCCGTGGCAATAAAGTGAAGAGGCAAGTTGAAATATTGACTGACTTGATCAACTATAGACATTTTAGAGCTATGGAAGATGTGATAGCATGGAAAAATACTTTGGCTAAATCTATTTTAGGCTCTTCGCTTCGTAAAAATGCATCTGGCAATAAAAAAGGTGGTGCCCTTGAAACAGTTGATGATAAATTAAAAGATATAGTGGGACAAACTTCCAGAACAGTAACGCCGGCTCCAAACTAA
- the SNT2 gene encoding DNA-binding E3 ubiquitin-protein ligase SNT2 (similar to Saccharomyces cerevisiae SNT2 (YGL131C); ancestral locus Anc_6.229), whose translation MSREEGFELPRKREATRNVNYNEKEVDAELAKRIQILEKSGDNSKLSNSQSPRSSRSASNLTGKTEKFKYQKFLHDKNTCWNFIPTLPPSFRKNSRFSNVLDLDDAMIDLRKMILFNAESVLLSKNDTIYMISEPAGEPYYIGRVVNFVSKPEFSNAINDTMKDTSVFPAKFFQVRMNWYYRPRDIQEHVNTFNPRLVYASLHQDICPISSYRGKCSILHKDEVLDILPNEKESITRPNIFYFDELFDRYTLKYYKVYSTDKILNNWNSKSPFLYVLNKRFRYIYTEHKYPLEKVLGKYFFQDQDVNAIRIEDYEWDKRCQFCREWCIQKESLSCDECGVCAHIYCMDPPLDRKPNKDVAWTCFSCLQRQENTEESRGKFKEEQAAELSFIRSVREKIEIVSNETIEENVGYNAENCWFQYLGMYSISHIEDTLNKSIFLPYPFKPSRVGMKYQWHGCIDNKPWRQTPYRLMDSDEERGSIKTSELAWISDPSKVTTQKLNEYMQKCKKELCPVLKVRGEICNFIDVILKNLLSTNYDTVAAFEKSKRELSRESLNEPTFTTEEIRKFEEAVAKFGSELRPVCEHVGSQPMPMIVRFYYNWKNTERGFIVRKKLNRLSKNKRKRSTPDDGNELETKYIDDSSFDTEKLSLTESSFQCMFCKIDYSPMWYKVTGGSDEENIKVRMQTGVNEKTEISEKPPAHSKKNERLGALCIRCARMWRRYAIRWVYPLDTLRKMTGTSQNGYYSAIERILEESNINKFTLSPFLAHSKLLEWELVQDSELIIRQRMKVYKNPNSFMKMKRYSMTFHAQLYKMALRSYPKNEFKPEKMQQDLELFSKNATNVSKVSKGQNSKRTEIRENKFPVNIIQQSPDTINRPGTTRNLKGDNFTENIGSDSTIFTSNPAHDIIKISIKKGTDSLGIASVDKDFKFVKFDNTIFQRLRTSLNLENNKQPKNSEYPTKKVRMINDATLDSPSDRTNEIAYNYPVISHSKNTSVILEKYHDRNLPNKASEEHMILLKLTKNKIKNPDSDRQRNATVAYCCVCKVNHNQNDSSVILCGNCGLTVHYFCYGVKLSKHTLEDSDLKKYKWLCDPCSNDLNPILSTTYQCSLCPIKESDYDRCKSKSAKICPDALKCTSLGTWVHPACSLFDEDIKYGNGQAMQPALNTATILTRNNRFICGICRIHGGGLVKCDKCSYRYHITCAQSSCDFKLVFEKRNIPTDFTLACITDSKLNETYTLKPVLICDRHDVDSKENKYFQLSYRPPHTLSYMEQYCRYYKHDTGHSLIESRYLEQQATLQGGITRGSGEPLTNPKIYILPIERICSYCGTTRSLYWYEGSICHSCNLHSGVQEPMFDDTDDEGTNGDGIPIESAQKLMEGIEPAAFDFDAPRTTCDKKKLIDQANE comes from the coding sequence ATGTCGAGAGAAGAGGGTTTCGAATTACCCAGAAAAAGAGAGGCCACTAGAAACGTGAAttataatgaaaaggaagtaGATGCTGAATTGGCTAAGAGGATACAAATACTGGAAAAAAGCGGAGATAACTCCAAACTCAGCAATAGTCAAAGTCCGAGAAGCAGCAGAAGCGCAAGTAACTTAACTGGTAAAACTGAGAAGTTTAAGtaccaaaaatttcttcatgaTAAGAATACCTGCTGGAACTTTATTCCTACATTACCTCCCTCGTTTAGAAAGAATAGCAGGTTTTCTAACGTACTTGATCTGGACGACGCTATGATTGATTTACGGAAGATGATACTTTTCAACGCCGAGTCCGTACTTTTGTCTAAGAACGACACTATTTATATGATATCAGAACCTGCAGGCGAGCCATACTATATCGGCAGGGTGGTAAATTTTGTCAGTAAGCCTGAATTTTCTAACGCCATTAACGACACTATGAAGGATACTTCAGTCTTTCCTGCTaaattctttcaagttAGAATGAACTGGTATTATCGTCCCAGAGATATTCAAGAACACGTTAATACTTTCAACCCAAGATTAGTGTACGCATCATTACATCAGGACATATGCCCAATCTCATCATATAGAGGTAAATGTAGTATATTACACAAGGACGAAGTTTTAGACATCCTTccaaatgaaaaggaaagcatTACACGACCCAATATATTCTACTTCGATGAGCTTTTTGACAGATACACTTTAAAATATTACAAAGTGTATAGTACAGACAAAATATTAAACAATTGGAATAGTAAGTCGCCATTTCTTTATGTTTTGAATAAGAGATTTCGTTATATTTATACTGAACATAAATATCCATTGGAGAAAGTTTTAGGGAAATACTTCTTTCAAGATCAAGACGTAAATGCAATACGAATTGAAGATTACGAATGGGACAAAAGGTGTCAGTTCTGTAGAGAGTGGTGCATCCAAAAGGAAAGCCTTTCATGCGACGAATGTGGTGTTTGTGCACACATATACTGTATGGATCCCCCACTCGATAGAAAACCAAACAAGGACGTTGCTTGGACCTGTTTTAGCTGTCTACAAAGGCAAGAAAATACTGAAGAGTCACGGGGTAAGTTTAAGGAGGAACAAGCGGCAGAATTGAGTTTTATTCGTTCTgtaagagaaaaaattgaaatagTCTCTAATGAAACTATTGAGGAGAACGTTGGCTATAATGCGGAAAATTGCTGGTTCCAATATTTAGGGATGTATTCCATCTCCCATATTGAAGATACCTTAAACAaatctatttttttaccatACCCATTCAAACCTTCTAGGGTAGGTATGAAGTATCAGTGGCATGGTTGTATTGATAATAAGCCTTGGAGGCAGACGCCCTATAGACTGATGGATTCAGACGAAGAACGAGGTTCAATTAAAACTTCTGAATTGGCATGGATATCTGATCCATCAAAGGTTACTACtcaaaaattaaatgaGTATATGCAAAAGTGTAAAAAGGAGTTATGTCCCGTCTTAAAAGTAAGAGGGGAAATTTGTAACTTTATTGATgtaattttgaaaaatttacttTCTACAAATTACGATACAGTAGCAGCGTTTGAAAAGTCCAAAAGAGAACTTTCTAGGgaatctttgaatgaaCCAACTTTTACCACTGAGGAAATTCGAAAATTTGAGGAGGCTGTCGCAAAATTTGGAAGTGAGTTGCGTCCTGTATGTGAGCATGTTGGTTCTCAACCTATGCCTATGATTGTTAGGTTTTATTACAATTGGAAGAATACTGAAAGGGGCTTTATAGTGAGAAAGAAACTAAACAGgttatcaaaaaataaaagaaaaagaagcacGCCTGACGACGGAAACGAATTGGAGACAAAATATATCGACGACTCTTCCTTTGATACCGAAAAACTTTCCTTGACAGAATCCTCATTTCAGTGCATGTTTTGTAAGATAGATTATTCTCCAATGTGGTACAAAGTTACTGGTGGttctgatgaagaaaacatcaaGGTAAGAATGCAAACAGGCGTTAACGAGAAGACAGAAATTTCAGAGAAGCCACCTGCTcatagcaaaaaaaatgagaggTTGGGTGCCCTTTGTATTCGCTGCGCTCGTATGTGGCGAAGATATGCAATTAGGTGGGTATATCCTCTTGACACCTTGAGGAAAATGACAGGTACCAGTCAGAATGGTTATTATTCAGCAATAGAAAGAATTCTTGAGGAAAGTAATATTAACAAATTCACATTGTCTCCGTTCCTGGCCCATAGTAAATTGTTGGAATGGGAACTTGTTCAGGATTCGGAGCTGATTATTAGGCAAAGAATGAAAGTATATAAAAATCCAAACTCATTCATGAAAATGAAGCGCTACTCTATGACGTTTCATGCACAGCTTTATAAAATGGCATTGAGATCTTATCCCAAAAATGAATTCAAACCGGAAAAAATGCAACAGGATCTTGaactgttttcaaaaaatgcgACAAACGTAAGTAAAGTCTCCAAAGgacaaaattcaaaaagaacagaaaTCAGAGAGAATAAATTTCCCGTTAATATAATTCAACAATCACCAGATACCATCAATAGGCCCGGCACAACTCGGAATCTTAAAGGTGATAATTTTACTGAAAACATTGGCAGTGACAGTACTATTTTCACCTCAAACCCTGCACATGATATAATAAAGATCTccataaaaaaaggaacCGATTCCTTAGGTATAGCGTCCGTAGACAAAGATTTTAAATTTGTCAAATTTGACAATACAATATTTCAGCGACTACGAACCAGTTTAAACCTGGAGAATAATAAGCAGCCAAAAAATAGTGAATATCCAACAAAGAAGGTTAGAATGATTAATGATGCTACATTGGATAGTCCATCAGACCGAACAAATGAAATAGCGTACAATTATCCAGTAATTTCACATTCTAAAAATACTTCTgttattcttgaaaaatatcacgATCGTAATCTACCAAACAAAGCATCTGAAGAACAcatgatattattgaagcttaccaaaaataaaatcaaaaaccCAGATTCAGATCGACAAAGAAATGCCACGGTAGCTTATTGCTGTGTGTGCAAAGTAAATCATAATCAGAATGATAGCAGTGTGATACTATGTGGTAATTGCGGGCTAACCGTCCATTACTTCTGTTATGGTGTTAAACTGTCGAAACATACGCTGGAAGATTCTGACctcaaaaaatacaaatgGCTATGTGATCCTTGTTCAAATGATCTTAACCCTATACTATCAACTACCTACCAATGCAGTTTGTGCCCAATTAAGGAGAGTGATTATGATAGATGCAAGAGTAAATCGGCAAAAATATGCCCAGACGCACTAAAATGCACGAGTTTAGGAACATGGGTCCATCCGGCGTGTTCACTTTTTGATGAGGATATTAAATACGGGAATGGACAGGCAATGCAGCCAGCCCTTAATACTGCTACTATACTCACCAGAAATAACAGATTCATATGTGGCATATGCAGAATACATGGGGGTGGGTTAGTCAAATGTGACAAATGCTCCTATAGGTATCATATTACATGTGCACAGAGCAGCTGTGATTTTAAGCTCGtgtttgaaaagagaaacatTCCCACAGATTTTACGCTAGCCTGTATCACAGATTCTAAGCTTAACGAAACCTACACCTTGAAACCTGTGCTAATATGTGATAGACACGACGTcgattcaaaagaaaataaatacttTCAGTTATCATACAGGCCTCCACATACTCTATCATATATGGAACAATACTGCAGATACTACAAACATGACACTGGTCACAGTTTGATCGAATCGAGATACTTGGAACAGCAGGCTACATTGCAAGGTGGAATAACGAGGGGTTCAGGTGAACCTCTCACTAATCCTAAAATTTACATACTTCCTATAGAAAGGATTTGCTCATACTGTGGTACTACTAGAAGTTTATATTGGTACGAAGGCAGTATTTGCCACTCTTGTAACCTACATTCAGGCGTTCAAGAGCCAATGTTCGATGACACAGATGATGAAGGCACTAATGGCGATGGGATACCAATTGAAAGCGCTCAAAAGTTGATGGAAGGAATTGAACCAGCTGCGtttgattttgatgctCCAAGGACGACTtgtgataaaaaaaaactgatCGATCAAGCGAATGAGTGA